One Acidobacteriota bacterium genomic window, TATACTTTGGAGAACGTCCGCAAGACGAGAACGTTTCTGCCGCTGCGAACGTAATCGAGGGAGTGGGAGTAGCCGGGGTCACGAACATATTCGTAGTAAGCCTCGTCCAGCACGACGATCACGCGCGGCGGCAGCGCTGCGAGAAAGCGGTCCATGTCATCGGCGGTGACCATGCGCCCAGTGGGATTGTTGGGGTTGGCAATATAGATGACCTTCGTCCGCTGCGTAACCGAGTGGGCGATGGCCGCCAGGTCGAAGGCATTTTCGCGCAGGGGAGTCTGCGCAAGCTCGGCGCCCATCTCCTCGATAGCGAGGCGGTAGATATAAAACGCCGATTGGGACGTGATCCCCTGGTCGCCAGCCGTCAAAAAGGTCTTGGCCACCAGTTCAATCAGGTCCGTGGAACCTGCCCCCAGAATGATCTGCGACATATCGAGCTCGTGGAATTCCGCCAGCTTCTTCCGCAGATAATAGCCGGCGCCATCGGGATAAAGATTCACCCGGCCTAGGGCGTTGCGGAGGGCCACCAGAGCTTTGGGCGAAGGACCCAGAGGGTTTTCATTGGAGGCCAGCTTGACGGCGGTATGGCCCAGTTCGCGCTCTACCTCCTCGATCGGCTTACCAGGAGGGTAGGGCCGAATACGTGTGACCCACGGCGGGAGCGATTCGCTGATTGAAAATCGGTGCGGCATGGCCAGTCACTCGGCGAAGAGCAATTATAAAGAAGGATGATGGCAGAAGGAAATCGCAGAGTTTGCAGGTGTAAGCGGCGGCCACAGCAGTCCTGCCACCTGGGATTTCAGCATTCACCTCTCACGGCCAGCTTCCGTTTTCCAGTGCTTCAGGCGATCAATTTCCGATGTGCTTAAATACCGGAACCGGCCGGGCGCAAGGCTTCGGTCGGTGAGGAATGCGAAGCGCACCCGCTTTAGCTTGACCACGCGCTGGCCCGCGCGCTCAAACATTCTGCGCACCTGATGGTAACGGCCTTCCACCAGGGTGATTTCATACCATGGCTTTTCGCGTTCGGAAATCATGCGAATCCTGCAGGGTTCAGTGGGACGGCCGTCCAACACGATCCCGCGTTCGAGGCGGGCCAGGTCTTTCACTGACGGCTGGCCTTCCAGCTTGACGTGATAAGTACGCGGCATCCTGGAAGCACGGGAAGTGAGAAAGTTGGTGAGTTCGCCGTCGTTGGTGAGCAGCAGGAGGCCGGAAGAATTGTAGTCAAGGCGTCCCACGGGATAGACGCGCTCCTTCACACCTTCGAGTAGCTTCACAACGGTAGGGCGGCCCTGGGGATCGTGCAAAGTTGAAACAACGCCGGTGGGCTTGTTGAGGAGAACCACCAGATGGCCGTGGCTCCTCGGCAACGGTTTGCCATCCACGAGAATCTTGTCACGGTCGGCGTCGGCCTTTGATCCCAACTCCCGGATGACATGCCCGTTGACGCTGACACGCCCTTGCACGATCATCTCTTCGGCTTTGCGCCGTGAGGTGACACCTGCTGTGGCAATGATTTTCTGCAGCCGCTCTTGCATAGCTCGGTGAAGGCTAGGGCCTGGGTTTGTCGGGCAGTGTTTGCTTTTCACCCAGGTCCCCCGTGGCCGATTCGGATTCCGTGGCTTCGGTGTTTCCCGTAGCTGCTCCTTCACTTTCGGCAGCCAGCATTTCGGCCTCGGGCATGCCGGGCCCCAGCTCCTGCTCCACTGGAAGGTCTGATCCCAGGGCCTGCCGGGCGAGCTCTTCAAACTCCTTCAGGCTTGGCAGTTCGCTGGCATCCTTCAAGCCAAAATGGACCAGAAATTCCTTCGAGGTACGGTAGAGGATGGGGCGGCCCACCACGTTCTTTCGCCCCGCGGTAACCACAAGCTTTTTCTCAAGCAGGGTGTGGATCACTCCTCCGCAATCGACGCCGCGGATCTCCTCAATTTCCGGCACGGTCACGGGCTGGCGATACGCGATCACCGCCAGGGTTTCGAGCGCCGGCCTGGAAAGCCTGACGAGCGGCTTGAGGCTCTTGACAAAATTTCGCAGCACTTCATGGTGTTCAGGCTTTGAGGAGAAGCGGTAACCTCCGGCGACGAGGCGCACCTCGATCCCATGGCCTGGCTGCTCATATTCCCTGATGAGAAGTTCAAGCTGGGCCTTCACGCGGTCGCGTTCCTCGCCCTCCAGCGACTTGGCGATGGCCTCGAGCGATACAGGCTCCGGCGCAACGTAAATGATGGCCTCGATCAATGATTTCAGTGTTTCGTCCGTCAGCATGTTTTACCAGTTCTAGATTTCGCCCAGACTTTCTTCCAGGTCTGCAGCGTTCACCGAATCAACGATTTCTTCAAACCTTTTGCTCTTTGCAACGGTAATGGGGGCAAACAGGTCATCCTGCCGAAGGTGAATGGCCCGCAGCCGCACCAGTTCCAGCAGCGCCAGCAGCAGGGCGATCATTGCCTGCCGCCAGACATATCCCGCAACAAGGTCTTCAATTGAGACCGGCCCGGAGCGTTCGCGCATCACCTGCTTCACGTGTTCGATCATTTCCCTGACGGTCACCTGTTCGCGGCGAACCTGGATCTGTGGGCGCTTCTTAGCGCGCTCAAGGATTTCCCTGAAAACCGAGATCAAATCAAACACGGAGACGGCCAGTCCCGGCTCATCTTCCGCTTCTGTGAACTCATCGATACCCGGGTGCGACCAGGTGGCTTCCTCCACCGTCCGCTTGGATTTCAGCATCTCGGCGGCATTCTTGAACTGCTCGTGTTCCAGCAACCGCTGCACCAGCTCCGTGCGCGGGTCCTCTTCCTGCTCTTCGGCGGCGGCCGTGGGGTCTGGCGGCAGCAGCATCCGCGACTTGATGTAGATCAGCGTCGCCGCCATCAGGACGAACTCGCCCGCAACATCAATGTTCAATTCCTCCATCAGCCGAAGATAGTCGAGATACTGCCGCGTAATTTTCGCGATGGGAATGTCGTAGATGTTGACCTTCTGTTTGCGGATAAGGTCGAGAAGCAGGTCCAGCGGGCCTTCATAAACCTCCAGCTTTACCGGAGGCGCGGGCACCTCAGCGCGTGTAGTCCGCTTTGAGAGCTCTGCAGCGGATTCCGGTGCAAAATCCTCCGGAGAATCCGGGTTGGGTGGACGATTATCTTCCATCATTCACGCCAATTTCGTTGCGGCCCTCACCTCGCGCATTGTTTCCTGCGCAACACACCTGGCTTTCTCGGTACCCGCGGCCAGCACATCCCAGACTTTTTGAGGGTCGAGCTCATAAATCTTTCGCCTCGCCTGGATGGGCGCGAGATATTCGTTCAGGTGTTGCGCCATCAGCTTCTTGCATTCCACGCAACCGATTTCAGCCGTTCTGCACTCGCGGTCGATGCGTTCGACCAGATCTGGCGGCGAAAATATCTTGTGGTGGTCGAAGACGGGGCATTTCTCCGGATCGCCTGGATCCTGCCGCCGTTTGCGCGCCGGATCGGTCATCATGCCACGAACCTTCTCATTAACCACATCCGGAGGATCGGAGAGGAAGATGGCGTTGTCATAGCTCTTGGACATTTTGCGCCCGTCGGTACCCCGCAGCCGCGGGCTCGGCGTCAACAACGATTGTGGTTCCGGAAAAACTTCTCCGTAAAACTGGCTGAACCGCCGCGCAATTTCCCGTGTCAGTTCCACGTGCGGCACCTGGTCCTCACCCACCGGAACGTAATCGGCCTTGTACATCAGGATGTCAGCGGCCTGCAGGACGGGGTAGCCGAGAAAGCCAAAAGTATGAATGTCCCGGTCTTTGATGTTTTCGAGCTGCTCCTTGTAGGTGGGCACCCGCTCCAGCCATCCGAGCGGCGTCACCATGCCGAAAATCAGGTAGAGCTCCGCGTGCTCTGGAAGGCGCGATTGCACAAAAAAAGTTGCCTTCTCAGGGTCGAGCCCCACGGCCAGCCAGTCGGTTACCATCTCCTGGATGTTTGACTGTAACTCGGACGTGTTGGCATACTCGGTGGTCAGCATGTGCCAGTCCGCAACGAAGTGAAAGCTTTCATACTTGTCCTGGAGCTTGATCCAGTTCTGGAGCGCTCCTACCAGGTTGCCCAGATGCAATTTGCCAGTGGGCCGCATACCGCTCAGCACCCGCGGCCGCCTGTTCATTGGCGTTTCCATATGACGGAATCTCAGGGTTCTCGGTTGCCAAAAGGCAGAAAACTACCTGCTGTCTTGTGTAAGAACCAATTTTCCATCGTAACATAGGGATGGAGCAAACGCGAAGATCGGCCGCTGAGGGGGTGGTAACCCCATACATAGCCGGCGGGGGGAGGAATCCCGCCACAGGAAATTTTCTGTAAACAATTTTACAGCCACCAGGCCAGACCGCCGATAGAACCATGAAGGAGAAGATATTGAACAGAGCCCAAAGGATTCGAATTGCTCTGCTTGCCTCCGGCCTTGCCCTTGTTGCGTGGTCCTGTTCCAGCGCCACCAGCATGAAGCCGCCGGAGACAAAGTCAGACACAGGGCGCGCGTGGCAATTCCCCGACCTCTGGCGGTCGCTGACCACGGGGAAAGAATATTTTGTCCGGATGGATAAGAGCCACTTCTACGCGCAGTGGGTGAACCTTCCTAAGGTATCGGCGCAGCACGGAGCCTACATCCACACGGCTTGCGAACTGAAGGGATCGAAATGGGCCGGCGCCTCTGATATTTTTATGCCCTGCGTGGTTGGCGATGGGAAGAGCGAAAAGGTCGCCAATACCTGCCACCTGACCCTCGGGATCGAAATTAATTCCATCACCCAGGAGCGGATTGCCGGCCGCGCGCAGACGCTTAAGAAATTCGATTGCGGCGCCTGCAAGGTGATAGATGCCGGATGGGCGGATTTCGAGTGGGTCCCGGCGAAATAGCGGCAGGCTATTTGGACTTTGCTTTTTTTATTTCTTCTATCAGCGGCGGAACAACTTCGAAAAGGTCTCCTGCGATTCCATACGAAGCGATGTCAAAGATTGGCGCTTCGCGGTCCTTGTTGATAGCGACTACGGTCCGGGAACCTTTCATCCCCACCTGGTGCTGGATGGCGCCGGAGATTCCCAGGGCAATGTAGAGCCTGGGAGCTACCGTCTGGCCTGAGCTTCCGATCTGGCGGTCCATGGACAGCCAGCCGTTGTCGCAAATGGGCCGCGAGGCGCCGATTTCCGCACCCAGCACATCCGCCAGCTTCCGGGCCAGTTCCAGGTTTTCGGGTTTCCTGATGCCGCGCCCCACGGCCACGATGATTTCCGCCTGGCTCAGATCGACTGCCTGCCTGGCCTCCCGGAATTTCTCCTGAGGCCGTGTGCGAATGCCTTGCGGAGAAAGGTTAACCTCGATGGGTGTAACCTTCGCGCGACCCGAACCGCGATGGACCGAATCCTCACGAAAGGCCCCTGCCTGGAATGACACGAAGTACGGCGGCTCTCCGCGGAACTCCACGTCGGCTGAAAATTTGCCCTGAAAAACCTGACGTATAAAGATCGTTCGCCCGCCCTCGAGGCGGTAACCGAGGGAATCTCCAACCAGCGCGCGGTCGAGCGAAGCGGCCAGCTTGGGCGCAAAATCTCGTGCCTGGTAAGTGTGGCTGAAAATAACAAATCGAGGCTGCCGTGCTTCAATCACCTGCCGGAGGGCTAGGCTGTAACCGTCCGGCGTGTATTGGGCAAGCTGCGGCGATTCGACGGTCAGCACTTCTGCCAGATGGGCGCCAGCCAATTCTCCTGCGAGGGCCCCGATATTATCCCCCAGGATTGCGCCTGCGCAGGTTAACCCGAGTTCCGTGGCAAGTTGCTGGGCTGCGGCCACGGCCTCCCAGGCGGGGCGCGCCAGCCTGCCTTCCTGGTGTTCCGCGTAAACGAGAATTTCTTCAGGCGCCAAAATGTTCTTTCCGGATTGGGATGCGGTTTTCTCCGCGTACCGCTAGATGACCCTTGCTTCGTTTTTCAATTTATCGACCAGCCGGGCCGCAATTTCTCCCGGACTGCCTTCGATAAACTCGGTCTGCGCGATCTTCTCTGGGACGTAAACCCGAGTCATCACCTGGCGCGGTTTCAGGGCCTCGGGGTCAAGCCCCAGGTCCTGCGCCGAGAGCTTTTGGAGCGGTTTGTTCTTCGCCGCCATAATCCCTTTCAATGTGGCGTATCGAGGTTTGTTGATACCTGATTGAATGGTCAGCACGGCCGGCAGCGGCATTTCAATCCACTGGAGCCACCCGCCTTCGAGCTCGCGTTTCACCTTGAGGTGGTCCCTTTCCGCCTGGATCTCCATCACGATAGTTGCATGAGCCAGGTCCAACATTTCCGCCACGATCACTCCAGTTTGCGCAAACCCGAAATCGTCTGACTGGAGGCCGGCCAGCACCAGGTCAGGATTTTCTCTGCGGATGGCGGCTGCCAGAGCTCTGGCGGTCCCGTGCGCGTCAAGGTTGGCAAAAGCAGCGTCATCGAGGTGCAGTGCGCGGTCGGCCCCCTTGGCCAACGCCTCCTTGATGGCCTGGCCGGCGCGGGCAGGGCCGAGCGTGCAGACGATAACTTCTCCTCCCAGTTTTTCCCTCAACCGTAATCCCTCTTCGAGCGCGTAAACATCAGGCTCGTTCACCTCGTAGGTGACGTCGGCTTCCTCGATCCACGTCGAAGCCGCATTCACTTTGAGGAAAGTATCACGGGACGGAACCTGTTTGAGGCAGATAACAATTTTCATGAGAGAAAATTTCTCCGCCGAGAAAACTTTAACCCGGGACGCGCCCTGTCTTACTATTTAGAATAACGCTTCAGGAGCAGAGCTGCATTGGTGCCGCCGAACCCGAATGAGTTCGACAACACGATGTTGACCTCCGCCCGGCGGGCCTGGTTTGGAACGTAGTCCAGATCGCATTCGGGATCCGGATTTTCGTAATTGATGGTTGGAGGAATAATCTGGTCCCGCAGGATCAGCGTCGAGACTCCTGCCTCGAGCCCGCCCGCCCCTCCCAGCAGGTGGCCAGTCATGGACTTGGTGGAACTGACCGGGATCTGGTAGGCTCGTTCTCCGAATACGGCCTTGATGGCCTTGGTTTCAAACTTGTCATTAAAAGGAGTGGACGTCCCATGAGCGTTGATGTAGTCCACCTGCCCGGGCTGTACGCCGGCGTCCTTCAAGGCGTTCCGCATCACCCTGATGGCGCCGTCCGCATCTTCCGAGGGCTGGGTGATGTGAAAGGCGTCGCTGGACATTCCATAACCGGCGATTTCACCGAGGATTCTGGCTCCGCGCTTGAGTGCAAACCCCAGCTCTTCAAGGATCAGGATGCCTGATCCTTCTCCGATGACGAAGCCGTCACGGTTGCAATCAAAAGGCCGGCTGGCTTTTTCGGGTTCGTGGTTGCGGACCGAGAGCGCGCGCATAGAGGCGAACCCTCCCACGCCCATCGGAGTGATGGCGGCTTCGGCACCCCCGGAAATCATCACGTCCGCATCGCCGCGCTGGATCAGCCTGAAAGAATCGCCCACCGCGTGCGCGCTGGATGAACAGGCAGTGCATGTTGCGGAATTGGGTCCCTTGGCGCCCCAGCGGATGGAGACAAAACCTGAAGCCAGGTTGACGATGGACGCGGGAATGAAGAAGGGAGATATTTTTCGAGGACCGCCCTTCAGCAGCTCAGTATGCTCGCGCTCGATGACGTCGAATCCCCCGATTCCGGAACCGATATAGACGCCGGCCCGCTCCGCAATATCCGGAGTGATCTTCAGCCCTGCCTGCTCCATGGCAAACTCCGCCGCGGCCATGGCGAACTGAATGAACAGCCCCATCTTCTTCACTTCTTTTTTTTCAATAAAGCGAAGCGGATCAAACCCTTTGACTTCCGCAGCGAATGTGACTGGAAAGCCCGTGGTATCGAAGTGCGTGATGGTGGCCGCGCCGCTCTTTCCGGCAAGCAGATTCTTCCACGTTTCTTCGGTCCCCACCCCCAGCGCGCTAACCAGGCCAACCCCTGTCACCACAACTCTTCGCGCCAAGTTTTTGCCTCCTGTGGGTCTATGCCGTCAGTTCTTTGCCGGTTTGGCGTGGGACTGGATGTAGTCAACGGCATCTTTAACGGTCTGGATCTTTTCGGCGTCTTCATCGGGAATCTCAATCTCGAACGCCTCTTCGAATGCCATCACCAACTCCACGATGTCCAGCGAATCGGCCCCAAGGTCATCGACAAAATGCGCCGTGGGGGTAACCTCTGCTTCATCGACTCCAAGCTGCTCAACAATAATCTGCTTTACCTTTTCTTCAGGCGAAGCCATTGATATATCCTCCTCACCCTTACATGGGGTTGGCTATTCTAACTGTGGGCCGCAGGAGCGTCAAGTTCCCCTATTCCGACCCTTGCAGAAACAACACGGAACGGCCAGTCAAAAAAACGTCCCGCTCTCGTTCTCGAAAGCTCTTTCCCGCTGAATTCAGTCCAAACCATCATCAAGCCATGTACATCCCACCATTGACGTTCAGCACGTGGCCCGTAATATAACCGGCTTCCTCGGACGCGAGGAAGCAGACTCCGTTGGCGACGTCCAAGTCGGTACCCATTCGCCCTGCTGGAATGAGGTCCATAAGCTTCTGGCGAATCTCTTCGGACAATCTGTCCGTCATGGGCGTTGCGATAAAGCCCGGTGCCACAGCGTTTACAGTGATTCCTCTCCGCGCAACTTCTGCAGCCACAGCTTTGGTAAGCCCGATCAGTCCCGCCTTCGACGCAATGTAATTCGCCTGGCCGGGATTTCCCGCCTGGGCCACCACCGAAGTGATGTTGATGATGCGGCCGTACCGCTGCCGCACCATGCCGGGCAACGCCTCCTTGATGCAATGGTAGGCGCCGTCCAGGTTTGTTCGCAACACAGCGTCCCAATCCTCAGTCTTCATCCGCAAAAGCAGATTATCCCGCACGACGCCGGCGTTATTCACCAGAATATCAATCTTTTTCCACGTTTCCAAAACTTTGCCGATGCCTGCCTTGATGGATTCGGCGCTCGAAACGTCTACACTCAGCACCAGAGCCCTGCGGCCTTTTGCTTCGACGGCACGCGCTACAGCTTCCAGTTTTTCCACGTTCCGGCTGGCCAGTGCAACGTCCGCGCCTGCTTCCGCAAGCGCCAGTGCGCATGCGCGCCCGATTCCCTGGGAGGCTCCTGTCACCACGGCAACGCGTTCGTTCAAATTCATCGTCGGCCTGACCTTAACAAAAAATAAACCGGAAAATTGAGTACTGATGTCCGCCTTGATTTTGCTTTCTCACTGTGGCTGCACCGCGCCAACCACTTCTTCGAGCGACGCCAGGTCGCCCGCCTGCCACACCGGGGCATCGCGGATAATCTGACGCATCAGTCCTGAGAGCACCTTGCCAGGGCCAGCTTCGACAAAAAAGCCCGCGCCTTCCCGGCGCAGCGCCAGCATGGAATCCGTCCACCTCACTGGCGAAGTCACCTGCCGCTTTAACCCGTCGCGAACGGCCTCCGCGCTGCGGACAATGGACGCATCCGCGTTATTCACCAGCGGGACCTGCGGGTCGCTGATCGCGACCGCATCCAGATCTACGGCCAGCCGGTCAGCGGCAGGCTTCATCAGGCTCGAATGGAAAGGCGCGCTGACGTTCAGCAATATTGCGCGTTTTGCGCCGCGGGCCTTGGCCAGCTCAACCGCCCGTTCCACGGCGGCGCGATGTCCGGCGATTACAATCTGGGCCGGCGAGTTCAAATTGGCCGCGGAAACCACCTCGTCCCCGGCGGCATCCCGGCAAATCTCATCGATGGCGCCAGCCTCCAGCCCCAGCAGCGCCGCCATGGCTCCCTTGCCTACGGGCACAGCTTCCTGCATATATTCGCCGCGTTTGCGGACCAGGCGAAGCGCATCAGACAATCCAATCGAGCGCGCAGCTACCAGGGCTGAGTATTCTCCCAGGCTGTGCCCCGCAACATAATCAGGCCGAACGCCCTTTTCCTCCAGAACCCGCGTTGCCGCGACTGAAACAGCGAGAATGGCAGGCTGAGTATTGGCCGTCAATTGCAATAATTCCGCCGGACCTTCAAAACACAGCTTTGAGAGCGGAAATCCCAGGGCATCCTCCGCCTCCTCGAAAACCTCGCGAGCCGAGGCGAAATGTTGCGCAAGTTCGAGGCCCATTCCGGGCGCCTGCGAGCCCTGCCCCGGGAAAAGAAAAGCTATTTCGGACAAAAACGATTCTCCAGTTTAGCCAGGCTATTTTCAGGAGGAAGGCCATCGCGCCGTTAATTCCTGCGGCATCCGCTTCCGCTACCAGCGCAGTAAAACCGATCCCCACGTTACGCCCGCGCCGAAGGCGGATAACAGAATCAGGTCGCCTTTCTTAATACGGCCGCTGCGCACGCATTCATCAAGGCAGATGGGTATGGAGGCCGACGAAGTGTTGCCCACGCGGTTAATGTTTGAGTAGACCTTTTCAGCAGGTACCCCCAGGCGCTCGCGCACGGCCTCAGTGATGCGGAAATTTGCCTGGTGTGGGATGAACAGATCAATCTCGCCGGGCTGAATGTTGGCCTGCTCCATCACTCTGCGGGAAACCTCTTCCAGGCTGCGCACGGCCACTTTAAAAAGCTCGTTGCCGCGCATCTTGATGAAATGCTCCCGCGCCTG contains:
- a CDS encoding histidinol-phosphate transaminase, whose amino-acid sequence is MPHRFSISESLPPWVTRIRPYPPGKPIEEVERELGHTAVKLASNENPLGPSPKALVALRNALGRVNLYPDGAGYYLRKKLAEFHELDMSQIILGAGSTDLIELVAKTFLTAGDQGITSQSAFYIYRLAIEEMGAELAQTPLRENAFDLAAIAHSVTQRTKVIYIANPNNPTGRMVTADDMDRFLAALPPRVIVVLDEAYYEYVRDPGYSHSLDYVRSGRNVLVLRTFSKVYGLAGLRLGYGMGNPELIEALNRMRSPFNANSLAQAAGLAALDDREHVAHSVESNTHEMKFVTEELALAGVRYTPSVGNFLLVDTGRDCEEDFIRLMHEGVIVRPMKLYGFPTSLRVTIGKHEDNEKFLEGLECVAKTAAPRTKR
- a CDS encoding rRNA pseudouridine synthase, with product MQERLQKIIATAGVTSRRKAEEMIVQGRVSVNGHVIRELGSKADADRDKILVDGKPLPRSHGHLVVLLNKPTGVVSTLHDPQGRPTVVKLLEGVKERVYPVGRLDYNSSGLLLLTNDGELTNFLTSRASRMPRTYHVKLEGQPSVKDLARLERGIVLDGRPTEPCRIRMISEREKPWYEITLVEGRYHQVRRMFERAGQRVVKLKRVRFAFLTDRSLAPGRFRYLSTSEIDRLKHWKTEAGRER
- the scpB gene encoding SMC-Scp complex subunit ScpB, with product MLTDETLKSLIEAIIYVAPEPVSLEAIAKSLEGEERDRVKAQLELLIREYEQPGHGIEVRLVAGGYRFSSKPEHHEVLRNFVKSLKPLVRLSRPALETLAVIAYRQPVTVPEIEEIRGVDCGGVIHTLLEKKLVVTAGRKNVVGRPILYRTSKEFLVHFGLKDASELPSLKEFEELARQALGSDLPVEQELGPGMPEAEMLAAESEGAATGNTEATESESATGDLGEKQTLPDKPRP
- a CDS encoding chromosome segregation protein ScpA; translation: MMEDNRPPNPDSPEDFAPESAAELSKRTTRAEVPAPPVKLEVYEGPLDLLLDLIRKQKVNIYDIPIAKITRQYLDYLRLMEELNIDVAGEFVLMAATLIYIKSRMLLPPDPTAAAEEQEEDPRTELVQRLLEHEQFKNAAEMLKSKRTVEEATWSHPGIDEFTEAEDEPGLAVSVFDLISVFREILERAKKRPQIQVRREQVTVREMIEHVKQVMRERSGPVSIEDLVAGYVWRQAMIALLLALLELVRLRAIHLRQDDLFAPITVAKSKRFEEIVDSVNAADLEESLGEI
- the trpS gene encoding tryptophan--tRNA ligase, with product MNRRPRVLSGMRPTGKLHLGNLVGALQNWIKLQDKYESFHFVADWHMLTTEYANTSELQSNIQEMVTDWLAVGLDPEKATFFVQSRLPEHAELYLIFGMVTPLGWLERVPTYKEQLENIKDRDIHTFGFLGYPVLQAADILMYKADYVPVGEDQVPHVELTREIARRFSQFYGEVFPEPQSLLTPSPRLRGTDGRKMSKSYDNAIFLSDPPDVVNEKVRGMMTDPARKRRQDPGDPEKCPVFDHHKIFSPPDLVERIDRECRTAEIGCVECKKLMAQHLNEYLAPIQARRKIYELDPQKVWDVLAAGTEKARCVAQETMREVRAATKLA
- a CDS encoding electron transfer flavoprotein subunit alpha/FixB family protein, whose product is MLVYAEHQEGRLARPAWEAVAAAQQLATELGLTCAGAILGDNIGALAGELAGAHLAEVLTVESPQLAQYTPDGYSLALRQVIEARQPRFVIFSHTYQARDFAPKLAASLDRALVGDSLGYRLEGGRTIFIRQVFQGKFSADVEFRGEPPYFVSFQAGAFREDSVHRGSGRAKVTPIEVNLSPQGIRTRPQEKFREARQAVDLSQAEIIVAVGRGIRKPENLELARKLADVLGAEIGASRPICDNGWLSMDRQIGSSGQTVAPRLYIALGISGAIQHQVGMKGSRTVVAINKDREAPIFDIASYGIAGDLFEVVPPLIEEIKKAKSK
- a CDS encoding electron transfer flavoprotein subunit beta/FixA family protein, which gives rise to MKIVICLKQVPSRDTFLKVNAASTWIEEADVTYEVNEPDVYALEEGLRLREKLGGEVIVCTLGPARAGQAIKEALAKGADRALHLDDAAFANLDAHGTARALAAAIRRENPDLVLAGLQSDDFGFAQTGVIVAEMLDLAHATIVMEIQAERDHLKVKRELEGGWLQWIEMPLPAVLTIQSGINKPRYATLKGIMAAKNKPLQKLSAQDLGLDPEALKPRQVMTRVYVPEKIAQTEFIEGSPGEIAARLVDKLKNEARVI
- the fabF gene encoding beta-ketoacyl-[acyl-carrier-protein] synthase II, with protein sequence MARRVVVTGVGLVSALGVGTEETWKNLLAGKSGAATITHFDTTGFPVTFAAEVKGFDPLRFIEKKEVKKMGLFIQFAMAAAEFAMEQAGLKITPDIAERAGVYIGSGIGGFDVIEREHTELLKGGPRKISPFFIPASIVNLASGFVSIRWGAKGPNSATCTACSSSAHAVGDSFRLIQRGDADVMISGGAEAAITPMGVGGFASMRALSVRNHEPEKASRPFDCNRDGFVIGEGSGILILEELGFALKRGARILGEIAGYGMSSDAFHITQPSEDADGAIRVMRNALKDAGVQPGQVDYINAHGTSTPFNDKFETKAIKAVFGERAYQIPVSSTKSMTGHLLGGAGGLEAGVSTLILRDQIIPPTINYENPDPECDLDYVPNQARRAEVNIVLSNSFGFGGTNAALLLKRYSK
- a CDS encoding acyl carrier protein yields the protein MASPEEKVKQIIVEQLGVDEAEVTPTAHFVDDLGADSLDIVELVMAFEEAFEIEIPDEDAEKIQTVKDAVDYIQSHAKPAKN
- the fabG gene encoding 3-oxoacyl-[acyl-carrier-protein] reductase produces the protein MNLNERVAVVTGASQGIGRACALALAEAGADVALASRNVEKLEAVARAVEAKGRRALVLSVDVSSAESIKAGIGKVLETWKKIDILVNNAGVVRDNLLLRMKTEDWDAVLRTNLDGAYHCIKEALPGMVRQRYGRIINITSVVAQAGNPGQANYIASKAGLIGLTKAVAAEVARRGITVNAVAPGFIATPMTDRLSEEIRQKLMDLIPAGRMGTDLDVANGVCFLASEEAGYITGHVLNVNGGMYMA
- the fabD gene encoding [acyl-carrier-protein] S-malonyltransferase, which translates into the protein MSEIAFLFPGQGSQAPGMGLELAQHFASAREVFEEAEDALGFPLSKLCFEGPAELLQLTANTQPAILAVSVAATRVLEEKGVRPDYVAGHSLGEYSALVAARSIGLSDALRLVRKRGEYMQEAVPVGKGAMAALLGLEAGAIDEICRDAAGDEVVSAANLNSPAQIVIAGHRAAVERAVELAKARGAKRAILLNVSAPFHSSLMKPAADRLAVDLDAVAISDPQVPLVNNADASIVRSAEAVRDGLKRQVTSPVRWTDSMLALRREGAGFFVEAGPGKVLSGLMRQIIRDAPVWQAGDLASLEEVVGAVQPQ